From a single Xanthocytophaga agilis genomic region:
- the traN gene encoding conjugative transposon protein TraN: MKTIQLAIISLLLISSKGLGQSTSPTILPSYPLSVTHQKTTTLIFPYAIKSVDRGSQDILAQKASGVENVLWIKAAQKQIEQTNLTVITTDGNVYSYLVNYASNPTVLTLSYSASNQLSEKVHFSEMHPNQSQLKATCQQILARRKLFRRKKDSHFGISLHLEGIYIQDEVLYYRIRLHNQTAINYTIDQLRFSIHDKKQAKRTATQEQELSPIYIYSAADSTETIKAHSQQTWVVALDKFTIPDQKYVLIETNEKNGGKHLHLQIKNRTLVKAIPIGN; encoded by the coding sequence ATGAAAACTATTCAACTGGCTATCATTAGCCTATTACTAATCAGTAGTAAAGGATTGGGTCAATCTACCTCTCCTACTATTCTGCCTTCCTATCCACTCTCTGTTACACATCAAAAAACAACCACACTGATTTTTCCTTATGCGATTAAAAGTGTGGATCGGGGCAGTCAGGATATTCTGGCACAAAAAGCAAGTGGTGTTGAAAATGTACTCTGGATTAAAGCAGCTCAAAAACAGATAGAACAAACCAATCTGACTGTTATTACAACAGATGGAAATGTCTACTCTTATCTTGTTAACTATGCGTCCAATCCAACCGTTCTTACCCTTTCTTATTCGGCTTCCAATCAGTTATCAGAGAAGGTTCATTTTTCTGAAATGCACCCTAACCAATCCCAGCTAAAAGCAACCTGTCAACAGATTCTGGCTAGGAGAAAACTATTTCGCAGAAAGAAAGATAGTCACTTTGGCATCAGTCTTCACCTGGAAGGAATCTATATTCAGGATGAGGTGCTCTATTATCGTATCCGACTACACAATCAGACTGCCATAAATTACACAATCGATCAACTCCGTTTTAGCATCCACGATAAAAAGCAGGCAAAACGAACAGCTACACAAGAGCAAGAGTTATCTCCGATTTATATCTATTCAGCGGCTGACTCTACAGAGACCATCAAAGCTCACTCTCAACAAACCTGGGTGGTTGCGTTAGACAAATTCACCATTCCTGATCAGAAATATGTATTGATTGAGACCAACGAGAAAAATGGCGGAAAGCATCTACACCTTCAGATAAAAAACAGAACGTTAGTAAAGGCTATCCCTATAGGCAACTAA
- a CDS encoding integrase core domain-containing protein: MSDAADKIEVWRLEYNQFRPHSSLKGLTPCQMEEQSQLFTTADFSTSTRS; this comes from the coding sequence TTGTCCGACGCAGCTGATAAAATCGAAGTTTGGCGGCTGGAATACAACCAGTTCCGGCCTCATAGTTCACTGAAAGGACTTACACCCTGTCAGATGGAAGAGCAATCGCAACTGTTCACTACCGCCGATTTTTCCACTTCTACCCGGTCCTAA
- the traM gene encoding conjugative transposon protein TraM — MKTTHPSSHLLQQRKFLTVLPLLVFPFLTLLFWSLGGGKADTLQKEADSFGFNMQLPEPALLANSALDKMSYYNQAQTDSIKRLKQIQNDPYYKPDINSHTSIPTSELLSPSIQGSFKQQPMKTNTGPTSSEAKVYEKINQLNAVLAKDASTPMTDSKEYQSSLSSNPTLPSAVTNKADIEKLEKMMQTVSEPTEEDPEMTQINGMLEKILDIQHPERMQEKIKQVSEQKTNQVFAVSASMDTNPVSLLSGVVPNQQVTSRSNNGFYALNPDPLTEQPTASATLSGAIEAVMAQSQQLTNGSTVKLRLTHPIYINGICIPKDQYLYGIASLNGERLEVSIKSLRYQNILFPIELSVYDTDGLKGIYVPGAITRDVAKQSTNQMLQGINLNTMDISLGAQATSAGIEAAKNLLSRKAKLIKVTVKAGYRLFLHDEKQGQ, encoded by the coding sequence ATGAAAACTACACATCCATCTTCTCATCTTTTACAGCAACGCAAATTCCTAACTGTATTACCCTTGCTGGTCTTTCCTTTTCTGACACTATTATTCTGGTCGTTGGGAGGAGGTAAAGCTGATACCCTTCAAAAAGAAGCGGATTCCTTTGGATTCAATATGCAGTTACCAGAGCCAGCTTTACTAGCCAATTCTGCTCTGGATAAAATGAGCTATTACAATCAGGCACAGACAGATTCTATCAAACGGTTAAAACAGATCCAAAACGATCCCTATTACAAGCCTGATATCAATAGTCATACATCTATACCTACTTCAGAATTGTTGTCTCCTTCTATTCAGGGATCTTTCAAACAGCAACCCATGAAAACAAACACTGGCCCCACTTCTAGTGAGGCAAAAGTGTATGAGAAGATAAATCAGCTCAATGCTGTATTGGCAAAAGATGCGTCTACACCTATGACGGATAGTAAAGAATATCAAAGCAGTCTTTCTTCCAATCCGACTCTACCGTCTGCCGTTACGAATAAAGCAGATATTGAAAAACTGGAAAAAATGATGCAAACAGTCAGTGAGCCAACAGAGGAAGATCCGGAAATGACGCAAATCAATGGAATGCTGGAAAAGATTCTGGATATTCAACATCCCGAACGAATGCAGGAAAAAATCAAACAGGTTTCTGAGCAAAAGACCAATCAGGTATTTGCGGTTTCTGCGTCAATGGATACAAATCCAGTTTCACTCCTAAGTGGAGTTGTACCAAACCAGCAAGTAACCTCTAGGTCTAATAATGGATTTTACGCTCTTAATCCAGATCCACTAACGGAGCAACCAACAGCCTCAGCTACTCTTTCAGGAGCTATTGAAGCTGTCATGGCGCAGAGTCAGCAACTCACCAATGGCTCAACAGTAAAACTTCGGCTTACCCACCCAATTTATATCAATGGCATTTGTATTCCTAAAGATCAATATCTCTACGGCATAGCTTCTCTGAATGGAGAAAGGCTGGAAGTAAGTATCAAGAGCCTTCGATACCAAAACATTCTTTTCCCAATTGAATTATCGGTTTATGACACAGATGGACTCAAAGGTATTTACGTGCCAGGAGCCATTACCCGAGATGTAGCCAAACAGTCCACCAATCAAATGCTGCAAGGCATCAACCTCAATACAATGGATATCTCCTTGGGTGCACAAGCAACCAGTGCAGGTATTGAAGCGGCTAAGAACCTATTAAGTCGCAAAGCCAAGCTTATTAAAGTCACTGTGAAAGCAGGCTATCGGCTTTTCCTACATGATGAAAAGCAAGGACAATAA
- a CDS encoding carboxypeptidase-like regulatory domain-containing protein, protein MPNITGKVVDFNNSPVSSAILVLREEEVSSQIQQSDTEGKFVFVNVKPSIYKLSVLIPKNNYVSEQTIQMLTDQTTDTHADFLVDMSLVPKTGSSVGFFANDKYVYLKYIQYIFLAGTGWFFFYKLIGDKLSFELLLLKDMSIARGVITYLVAVTTIAMAALLMLASILTGGKDLDKRFALGKEILTLLIGILGTIIGFYYGSSTKDNATAAIPASDSVRVQNIKVIPESPRAGTRFNLKMQVTGGKKPYLYSIDFKPAKSINGEITDKQSESGIIEETFMLDTNVKNLTQVGFIIQGTDSENKPFRYPSSGEQKITLKK, encoded by the coding sequence ATGCCAAACATAACAGGTAAGGTAGTCGACTTCAATAATTCACCTGTTTCATCCGCCATTCTTGTTTTACGAGAAGAAGAGGTTTCTTCTCAAATACAGCAATCAGATACAGAAGGTAAGTTCGTGTTTGTAAATGTTAAGCCTTCCATTTACAAGCTGTCGGTTCTGATTCCGAAAAACAATTATGTTTCTGAACAGACCATTCAAATGCTAACAGACCAAACTACTGATACACATGCGGATTTTCTTGTTGATATGTCCTTAGTACCGAAGACGGGAAGTTCAGTAGGTTTTTTTGCCAATGACAAGTACGTTTATTTAAAATATATCCAGTACATTTTTCTGGCTGGCACCGGTTGGTTTTTCTTCTACAAACTGATAGGAGACAAACTCTCTTTCGAACTGTTGTTATTGAAGGATATGTCGATTGCCAGAGGCGTTATCACCTATCTTGTTGCAGTCACCACAATTGCCATGGCTGCACTATTGATGCTTGCTTCCATTCTGACTGGTGGCAAGGACTTAGACAAACGGTTTGCATTAGGCAAAGAAATCCTTACGCTCCTTATCGGAATACTGGGAACAATTATCGGATTCTATTACGGATCCTCAACAAAAGACAATGCAACTGCTGCCATCCCTGCATCGGATTCAGTAAGGGTACAGAATATTAAAGTTATTCCTGAATCTCCCAGAGCCGGTACCCGGTTTAATTTGAAAATGCAGGTCACAGGAGGAAAAAAGCCTTATTTGTACTCAATCGATTTCAAACCCGCCAAAAGCATCAACGGAGAAATAACAGACAAGCAATCAGAGAGTGGAATAATTGAAGAGACCTTTATGCTAGATACAAATGTCAAAAACCTAACCCAGGTAGGTTTTATCATTCAGGGTACCGATAGTGAAAACAAACCCTTCCGGTACCCATCTTCCGGAGAGCAAAAAATTACTTTGAAAAAATAG
- a CDS encoding IS3 family transposase (programmed frameshift) codes for MSSTRKLYDRAFKVMAVELCLNGQASQQVADDLGIRVQMLNRWKKEYLQNKENSFSGQGNLSAEQAEIYRLKKLLRQAEMERDNLKKGSQHLFQRKWQLFQFINKHCSEFAIEKMCTLLSVSRSGYYRWLKQWSTHTVCKREQANEHLLEQIKRVHKESKSCYGSPRISTQLKKEGFSCSRPRVARLMKQAQLKGLPAKGFKVCTTDSDHTYPRAANLLNRQFTVEKLNQVWVSDLTYIGTKEGWLYLTIILDLADRKVVGWSVSESLQTESTLITAWRMAITHQSIKTDHSLLFHSDQGVQYACDLFQRELSAFPQVRQSMSRKGNCWDNAVAESFFKTLKTEWIYRLGLQSKAQTRREIFTFIEIWYNRKRIHTALGNLTPSEKEEQLCQSQQEEKQQEKHLSTAA; via the exons AATGGCAGTCGAACTATGTTTGAATGGGCAAGCCTCCCAACAAGTAGCTGACGATTTAGGTATTCGGGTACAAATGCTCAATCGGTGGAAAAAAGAATATCTGCAAAACAAAGAAAACAGCTTTTCAGGCCAGGGCAATCTCTCTGCCGAACAAGCAGAAATCTATCGATTGAAAAAATTGTTACGCCAGGCAGAAATGGAAAGGGACA ATCTTAAAAAAGGCAGTCAGCATCTTTTCCAAAGAAAATGGCAACTCTTCCAATTCATAAACAAACACTGCTCTGAATTTGCCATTGAAAAGATGTGTACTCTATTGAGTGTAAGCCGGAGCGGATATTATCGGTGGTTGAAACAATGGTCTACACATACTGTTTGCAAACGTGAACAAGCCAATGAGCACTTGCTCGAACAGATTAAACGTGTACACAAAGAAAGTAAATCCTGTTATGGTAGTCCACGTATCAGCACACAACTAAAAAAAGAAGGTTTTTCCTGTTCGCGTCCTCGTGTAGCTCGCTTAATGAAACAAGCCCAGCTAAAAGGCTTGCCTGCCAAAGGATTTAAAGTGTGTACTACTGATTCTGATCATACTTATCCACGAGCCGCTAATCTGTTAAATCGTCAGTTTACGGTAGAAAAACTCAATCAGGTATGGGTCAGTGATCTTACCTATATTGGCACCAAAGAAGGGTGGTTGTATTTAACCATCATTCTCGATTTAGCAGATAGAAAAGTGGTCGGTTGGTCTGTAAGTGAGAGTTTACAGACAGAATCTACGCTGATTACTGCCTGGCGAATGGCTATTACACACCAGAGTATAAAAACGGATCACTCCCTGCTTTTTCATTCAGATCAAGGGGTACAATACGCTTGTGATCTATTTCAGAGAGAACTAAGTGCCTTTCCTCAAGTGCGACAAAGTATGAGTCGAAAGGGTAATTGTTGGGATAATGCAGTCGCAGAAAGCTTTTTTAAGACCCTGAAAACCGAATGGATCTATCGGTTAGGTCTTCAAAGTAAAGCACAAACCAGACGAGAGATCTTTACTTTTATTGAAATCTGGTATAACCGCAAACGCATTCATACAGCGTTAGGGAATCTAACTCCGTCTGAAAAAGAAGAGCAACTTTGTCAAAGCCAACAAGAAGAGAAACAACAGGAAAAACATCTCTCAACAGCAGCCTAA
- the traK gene encoding conjugative transposon protein TraK has protein sequence MFTKIKHIDTAFQYVRGFTLLVILACLLIVCFALYKSYQLVKTMQSRIYILADGKVLEAYASDRKDNIPVEAKDHIRSFHQLFFTLDPDDKVIESSITKALYLADGSVKREYDNLKENGYYSGLISGNISQKITIDSIVVELEQHPYPFHCYATQRLIRATSTVHRSLVTQGFLRNVARSDNNPHGFLIERWKTMENNDIKVENH, from the coding sequence ATGTTTACAAAAATCAAACACATTGATACGGCCTTTCAGTATGTCCGTGGTTTTACACTTCTGGTTATTCTGGCCTGTCTGCTTATTGTCTGTTTTGCCTTATACAAGAGTTATCAGCTTGTCAAAACTATGCAAAGCAGGATTTATATTTTAGCGGATGGTAAAGTCCTGGAAGCCTATGCTTCTGACAGAAAGGATAACATCCCAGTGGAAGCCAAAGACCATATACGCAGCTTTCATCAACTTTTCTTTACGCTTGATCCGGATGATAAAGTTATTGAAAGCAGTATTACCAAAGCACTCTATCTGGCTGATGGTTCTGTCAAACGGGAATACGACAACCTGAAAGAAAATGGCTATTACTCAGGTCTGATTTCCGGAAACATCAGTCAGAAGATTACTATCGATAGTATAGTAGTAGAGCTTGAGCAGCATCCATATCCCTTTCATTGTTACGCTACTCAACGGTTAATACGAGCAACCAGTACAGTCCATCGCAGCCTGGTCACCCAAGGCTTTTTACGAAACGTTGCCCGCAGTGATAATAACCCACACGGATTTCTGATTGAACGGTGGAAAACAATGGAAAATAATGACATCAAAGTTGAAAATCACTGA
- a CDS encoding type IV secretory system conjugative DNA transfer family protein, which produces MALKLMNQQGKRHSFVLLDEAPTLYIPHLDQLPATARSHKVATVYMAQDFSQIRKQYGQNEAEVLISNLNNQFFGRVANLNTAEYVSRLFGKEERVIRSESSSNNTPNASALAGVLLNPRSSADSQGSSISHSLVERTVVYPQELLSLQVGHFMGTTCRLTLSAFQCSFNHLSIPEAGLSRFVRWNWAK; this is translated from the coding sequence GTGGCTTTGAAACTTATGAACCAGCAGGGCAAACGGCACAGCTTTGTGCTACTCGATGAAGCGCCCACGCTCTACATTCCCCACCTGGACCAGCTGCCGGCCACGGCCAGAAGTCACAAGGTAGCCACCGTCTACATGGCCCAGGACTTCTCCCAGATCAGAAAACAGTACGGTCAGAACGAGGCCGAAGTTTTGATCTCGAATCTGAACAACCAGTTTTTCGGAAGGGTGGCCAATCTGAATACGGCCGAGTATGTCTCGCGTCTGTTTGGAAAAGAAGAAAGAGTCATACGCTCCGAGTCAAGCAGCAACAATACTCCCAACGCATCCGCGCTAGCAGGTGTGCTGCTCAATCCCAGGTCCTCAGCCGACTCCCAAGGCAGCTCAATCAGTCATTCGCTGGTCGAGCGGACGGTGGTCTATCCGCAAGAGCTTCTCAGTCTACAGGTGGGTCATTTCATGGGAACCACCTGTAGACTGACTCTGTCAGCTTTTCAATGCAGTTTCAATCACCTGAGTATACCCGAAGCAGGATTGAGCCGTTTCGTACGCTGGAATTGGGCGAAGTGA